GAAACTCTTCTGGGGACATTCACCTACGAGGTGCACAAGGAGGTGGCTCAGACATTCCACGTGCAGGTACCGAAAGAGCTGTGGGCAGCATGCGTGGGAAGAAGGCCCGGTTCCCTGCAAGTCCGTGGAGGAAAGAGCTCTGGTTGCCCTTGCTTCCTCCTTCGTCAGGGCTGCCGTTTGGTCCTTGGCAGGGGCAGCGTGGGCAGAGGGGGCTCCGGCGATGTGCTGTGGCTCTTGCCACCTGCCTAATGATGGCTCCCcccatttctttacagaaggaGCTTCCCAGGACCTTTCGCTACATCAAATTCGAGGTGCAAAGCAACTGGGGAAACCCAGAGTACACGTGTGTGTACCGAGTACAGGTTCATGGGAAGACGGCGAGCCACCATGACCACCCGCAGGCTCAAGAGCTCCTTTGAGAAGACTAATAAAACAAGATGTGTGGCAGTTTGGCTTGTGTGTCTTCCTTGTAAAAAGGAAGGTCTGAGGTCTGCCTCAGACCTGGCTTTTGCCCGAtttggaggcaggaggcaggTCATCCTGTGTAAACGGCTGCCCTCGATGCACCAGCAGGAGCCATTGCCCGTGgcccctttccttctgctgtagagcTCCAGCCCCTGGCAAAACTTCCAGCGGGACACAGGGAGCACCGGCAGGTGTCCCCGGCAGGGCATCAGCACTGTCTCCATATTCCAGGACACTGGCATGGTCCCCATGTCCCAGGACACCGACGCTGTCCCCCCAGTCCCTGGCTGCCCTGTTGCCACTGTGACCTCACAAGAGCCGGCAGCAGCAGTTGCTGGTAGAGCCCTGGGAAGGGCCGAATGCGGTGACTGTGGGGGGATTCCTCCGTGATGGCTGGTCTTTGTAAAAGGTGGGTGGGTCAGACCTGGTCCTCCCTGGGGACCGTCCCAAAGGGGCTGTGACCCCGCAGCGCTGGCCCCACTGCTGCCttgggcagccccaggcaggctgAGGACACAGCCCTGTCTCTGCTTCTCCCAGGCACAGCACGTTTGCTGGAGCGAGTTGGGAGCGAGGGGAGCTGGTGACGACAGCAGGCACCAGCCTTCTGGTGGAAGCTTCCTCTGGCTGCTGCGCAGTATCCTCTCCTTTGGCTTCACAGAGGCATTCGGCATcgtcctgctctgctccaccttcctcttcctcttcgTCCTGCTCTGGCCCCTCTTTGTGCTGCAGGACCAGGTGCTGCCGGCCCTGCTCGTCCTGGGGAGAGCCGCGCCCCCTGTTGCCAAGATCTTCCTCACCcgcctgctgccagccctggctgACTTCCTCACCGTTCTCTTCCCACCcgtcctcctcttcctcggcATCATACACCTGCTGGTGCCGCTGCCAAGCTGAGACCATCAAAGACAGTGGCAGTGCCTGGGGATAAGGTGTTTGAGAAGATGTAGgagaagcagccctgcagacccccagggcaggggagaaggag
This sequence is a window from Gavia stellata isolate bGavSte3 unplaced genomic scaffold, bGavSte3.hap2 HAP2_SCAFFOLD_139, whole genome shotgun sequence. Protein-coding genes within it:
- the LOC132321862 gene encoding SUN domain-containing protein 3-like; amino-acid sequence: MWEIKETAAHVSAARANILQAVREVLGDHGVQEEKKEEILQLTQVAIKNVLENYLPMPDWALEAIGATIEEERTSKSYGGQGKKSWWLSPFGFSSANPPETILQPHIAPGNCWAFQGSRGRMVIRLPEQIWPRAFTIWHISGAVSPSGEVSSTPKEFAVSLSLCLGVDEARAETLLGTFTYEVHKEVAQTFHVQKELPRTFRYIKFEVQSNWGNPEYTCVYRVQVHGKTAQHVCWSELGARGAGDDSRHQPSGGSFLWLLRSILSFGFTEAFGIVLLCSTFLFLFVLLWPLFVLQDQVLPALLVLGRAAPPVAKIFLTRLLPALADFLTVLFPPVLLFLGIIHLLVPLPS